TTCTGGTAGATTAGTGAATCATCAAAGCCAACTTTTTCAACTTCCTCTGAGGATGTGCCATAATATATTTTGTCAATATGTGCCCATAGTATTGAAGCAAGGCACATTGGACACGGATAGGATGTGGAATAGATCTCGCAACCTGTCAGGTCAAAGTTTTCCAGAACAGAAGATGCCCGCCTAATTGCCAGTACTTCTGCATGATTGGTCGGATCGTTATGCAACAGGACCTCATTGTGGGCTCTGGAAATGATTTCGCCATTTTTTACAACTACAGCTCCAAAAGGCCCGCCTTCATTTCCATGCATACCTTTTCTTGCTTCCTCAAAAGCCACTTCCATGAATTTATTCATATTGGTGCCACCTTATTCATTGGCTTCTGAGTTTACAATTTCTCGTATCAAGCTGCCTGCTTCTTTTTCAGCCTTTCCACCACACTTTTCCGCCAGTTCCAGGTTTTCAAGAACAAGATCGCGGTATTTTTCTTCACCAGCCAGCTGATACCTTGTAGCATGCACTGCAGCTTCAATTATTGCGGCAAATCCCCGGTTTGGTGCTTTTAAGGGAGAATTATTAATTTTTCCTGCAACAGGTTTAATCCATGCTACAAGAGCTTCAGATCCATATTGTATTTCATCACATCTGAAGAAAACCCATCCAAGTGCCTTTTTCAGTACAGGATATTCTGTGCCTTTAACTGATTCCATTGTAAATTCATCATTATTGAGTTTCCCAAATGTGCTCCGGACAAAAAGAAGAGGATCGTATGTGATGTTTGCAATTAGTGCCTTGTCGGTATCAATATTAGAATATGTGTCAGATCCCTTGTAAACCCTGACGAAAAGCCTGTTATCTTTCCAGATTATTCCGATAGGGGCAGCATTTGGCTTATCTTTTCCGGTGGTTACAATTGTCTCTGATATTCCTTCACAAATCCCGAAATTTTCAAGATTAAATTCTTTGGTCAAAAACGTAATCCTCCCAAAAGGACGATGAATAATGATGCAATTATTATGTCTGCAGTAGAGCCGGGATTGTTGCGGTTTTCAAGTAAACTCTCATCGAAATCTTCAATCAGTGGGAGATTTTTGACTATGCCGGATTTGTGAATTTCTGAAACGA
The window above is part of the Methanohalophilus levihalophilus genome. Proteins encoded here:
- a CDS encoding DUF447 domain-containing protein, which encodes MTKEFNLENFGICEGISETIVTTGKDKPNAAPIGIIWKDNRLFVRVYKGSDTYSNIDTDKALIANITYDPLLFVRSTFGKLNNDEFTMESVKGTEYPVLKKALGWVFFRCDEIQYGSEALVAWIKPVAGKINNSPLKAPNRGFAAIIEAAVHATRYQLAGEEKYRDLVLENLELAEKCGGKAEKEAGSLIREIVNSEANE
- a CDS encoding nucleoside deaminase; translation: MNKFMEVAFEEARKGMHGNEGGPFGAVVVKNGEIISRAHNEVLLHNDPTNHAEVLAIRRASSVLENFDLTGCEIYSTSYPCPMCLASILWAHIDKIYYGTSSEEVEKVGFDDSLIYQKLCNKHQLASAIKPIDSEDCRELLLEWDKKEDKKTY